The following coding sequences are from one Streptomyces venezuelae window:
- a CDS encoding ABC transporter permease translates to MARLVARRALFAVPVLLLVTFGVFAIAAASPFDPVKAYAGTAGLTASQENLDQLRANLGVDRPLTARWWDWLTSALTGDFGDSSTLRQPVADAIGERIGWSVLLAATAFVVAILLGTALGVLAARRPGGWLDRAVTSLAYTLEAAPPFWLGLLAVWFFALKLGVLPSGGLTDTASSTVTAGQVASHLVLPAGVLAISQLPWFVLYVRQGVGDALGDDPVRGARARGLAERTVLLGHALRSGMLPVLTLIGSRVPELITGALLVETVFSWPGIAAATVQAATSVDFPLLAALTALATVAVLLGNLVADLLYGLADPRVGFDG, encoded by the coding sequence ATGGCCCGGTTGGTCGCCCGTCGGGCCCTGTTCGCCGTGCCCGTACTGCTGCTCGTCACCTTCGGCGTCTTCGCCATCGCCGCCGCGTCGCCCTTCGACCCCGTCAAGGCGTACGCGGGCACGGCGGGGCTCACCGCCTCGCAGGAGAACCTCGACCAGCTGCGCGCCAACCTCGGCGTCGACCGGCCGCTGACCGCCCGCTGGTGGGACTGGCTGACCTCGGCCCTCACCGGTGACTTCGGAGACTCCAGCACCCTCAGGCAACCCGTCGCGGACGCCATCGGCGAACGCATCGGCTGGTCCGTGCTGCTCGCCGCGACCGCGTTCGTCGTCGCCATCCTCCTCGGCACCGCGCTCGGCGTGCTCGCCGCCCGCAGGCCCGGCGGCTGGCTCGACCGCGCCGTGACGTCCCTCGCGTACACCCTCGAAGCGGCGCCGCCCTTCTGGCTCGGCCTGCTCGCCGTCTGGTTCTTCGCGCTGAAGCTCGGCGTCCTGCCCTCCGGCGGACTCACCGACACGGCCAGCTCGACCGTGACGGCGGGACAGGTCGCGAGTCACCTCGTGCTGCCCGCCGGTGTGCTCGCGATCTCGCAGCTGCCCTGGTTCGTCCTGTACGTGCGTCAGGGGGTCGGCGACGCCCTGGGCGACGACCCCGTGCGCGGGGCACGCGCGCGTGGCCTCGCCGAACGGACCGTGCTCCTCGGCCACGCGCTGCGCTCCGGCATGCTGCCCGTCCTCACGCTCATCGGCTCGCGCGTGCCCGAACTGATCACCGGAGCGCTCCTGGTGGAGACCGTCTTCAGCTGGCCCGGCATCGCCGCGGCCACCGTGCAGGCCGCGACCTCCGTGGACTTCCCGCTGCTCGCCGCGCTGACCGCGCTCGCCACGGTCGCTGTGCTCCTCGGCAACCTCGTGGCCGACCTCCTGTACGGCCTCGCCGATCCGAGGGTGGGATTCGATGGCTGA
- a CDS encoding ABC transporter substrate-binding protein, with the protein MRARSIRGAGATATAAAIAVAASACSAPGDGGSDAKDSAVVGIAYEPETLSPLLGYGKDGNSKIFDGLLTHDADMKLKPALAAELPEVADDGTTYTYKLRKGVKFSDGKPFSAKDVVFTYETILDKKTNNASKTELDAVKSVEAKGDDTVVFHLKYPYAPFAERTVLPIAPEHVAGKQDVNTGTFTTKPVGTGPYKLVKWSKGEKLTFKANPDYWGGAPKVKNFTMAIIKDDDIRATRLDAGELDGAILPPNLAKKYKKDSGKNTYAAKTFDYRVVTLPTGNKVTGDTDIRRALDTGVDRKAMVDSILYGEGKEAYGPVPTDSPWFTKGTEREFDAAKAKKILDDAGWKPGKDGIREKDGVQAKFPLWYLSGDKLRQDHALAYASDAKKLGIKVEVQSGTWEVIEPRMPKDAVLAGGGSPADPDFDQYTLLKSSLAGDGFNNMAHYDNPKVDKALEDARKSGDHAKRQAAYDTIQRELVKNPGYTFLTHIDHLYVVDKKFGDLSTQVEPHDHGLASGPWWNVEDWQPKK; encoded by the coding sequence ATGAGGGCCCGATCGATACGGGGCGCAGGCGCGACGGCGACGGCGGCCGCGATAGCGGTCGCCGCCTCCGCGTGCTCGGCGCCCGGCGACGGCGGCAGCGACGCGAAGGACTCCGCGGTCGTCGGCATCGCCTACGAACCCGAGACCCTCAGCCCGCTCCTCGGCTACGGCAAGGACGGCAACTCGAAGATCTTCGACGGCCTGCTCACGCACGACGCCGACATGAAGCTCAAGCCCGCCCTCGCCGCCGAGCTGCCCGAGGTCGCCGACGACGGCACGACCTACACGTACAAGCTCCGCAAGGGCGTCAAGTTCAGCGACGGCAAACCCTTCTCGGCGAAGGACGTCGTCTTCACGTACGAGACGATCCTCGACAAGAAGACGAACAACGCGTCCAAGACCGAGCTGGACGCCGTCAAGAGCGTCGAGGCCAAGGGCGACGACACCGTCGTCTTCCACCTCAAGTACCCCTACGCGCCGTTCGCCGAGCGCACCGTCCTGCCCATCGCCCCCGAGCACGTCGCGGGCAAGCAGGACGTGAACACCGGCACCTTCACCACCAAGCCGGTCGGCACGGGACCGTACAAGCTCGTCAAGTGGTCCAAGGGTGAGAAGCTCACCTTCAAGGCCAACCCCGACTACTGGGGCGGCGCGCCGAAGGTCAAGAACTTCACCATGGCGATCATCAAGGACGACGACATCCGCGCCACCCGGCTCGACGCCGGTGAGCTCGACGGCGCGATCCTGCCGCCCAACCTCGCCAAGAAGTACAAGAAGGACAGCGGCAAGAACACCTACGCCGCCAAGACCTTCGACTACCGCGTGGTGACCCTGCCCACCGGCAACAAGGTCACCGGCGACACCGACATCCGCCGCGCCCTCGACACCGGCGTGGACCGCAAGGCCATGGTCGACTCGATCCTGTACGGCGAGGGCAAGGAGGCCTACGGGCCCGTCCCGACCGACAGCCCCTGGTTCACCAAGGGCACCGAGCGCGAGTTCGACGCCGCGAAGGCGAAGAAGATCCTCGACGACGCCGGATGGAAGCCCGGCAAGGACGGCATCCGCGAGAAGGACGGCGTCCAGGCGAAGTTCCCCCTCTGGTACCTCTCCGGCGACAAGCTCCGCCAGGACCACGCCCTCGCCTACGCCTCCGACGCCAAGAAGCTCGGCATCAAGGTCGAGGTCCAGTCCGGCACGTGGGAGGTCATCGAGCCCCGCATGCCCAAGGACGCGGTCCTCGCCGGCGGCGGCTCCCCGGCCGACCCCGACTTCGACCAGTACACGCTTCTGAAGTCCTCCCTCGCCGGTGACGGCTTCAACAACATGGCGCACTACGACAACCCCAAGGTCGACAAGGCCCTGGAGGACGCCCGCAAGAGCGGCGACCACGCGAAGCGCCAGGCCGCGTACGACACGATCCAGCGCGAGCTCGTGAAGAACCCCGGCTACACGTTCCTCACGCACATCGACCACCTCTACGTCGTCGACAAGAAGTTCGGCGACCTGAGCACCCAGGTCGAGCCGCACGACCACGGCCTGGCCTCCGGCCCCTGGTGGAACGTCGAGGACTGGCAGCCGAAGAAGTGA
- a CDS encoding acyl-CoA dehydrogenase family protein — protein MSDLLYSEEEEALRRAVRDLLADRCDAATVLARAEAPAAEGPHDRELWKALTEGMGLAGLLVPEELGGQGATHREAAVVLEELGRAVAPVPYLTSAVVATEALLACGGSEAAELLSALAAGRTVGALAVGLATAPGAPFQDVRHDAGALHGELTGIADAAGADILLVPADDGALYAVHTAQDGVTVTPRTSLDLTRPLAAVTFEAAAARELTRGADAAVRRGLRAGAALLASEQLGIAEWCLTETVRYTKERHQFNRPVGSFQALKHRLAELWLEVVNTRAAARNAADALAADSTDADVAAALAQAYAAPVAVHAAEEALQLHGGIGMTWEHPVHLYLKRAKADSIAYGTAGRHREALAELVDLQAP, from the coding sequence ATGAGCGACCTGCTGTACTCCGAAGAGGAAGAGGCGCTGCGCCGGGCCGTGCGGGACCTGCTCGCCGACCGGTGCGACGCCGCCACCGTCCTCGCCCGCGCCGAAGCTCCGGCCGCCGAAGGACCGCACGACCGCGAACTGTGGAAGGCGCTCACCGAGGGCATGGGCCTCGCCGGGCTCCTCGTCCCCGAGGAGCTGGGCGGCCAGGGCGCGACGCACCGCGAAGCGGCCGTCGTCCTGGAGGAGTTGGGCCGCGCGGTCGCACCCGTGCCCTACCTCACCAGTGCCGTCGTCGCCACGGAGGCGCTGCTGGCCTGCGGGGGAAGCGAGGCCGCCGAGTTGCTGAGCGCGCTCGCCGCCGGACGGACGGTGGGCGCGCTCGCGGTGGGTCTCGCGACCGCCCCCGGAGCCCCCTTCCAGGACGTACGCCATGACGCGGGCGCCCTGCACGGCGAACTGACCGGCATCGCCGACGCGGCCGGCGCCGACATCCTGCTCGTTCCCGCCGACGACGGCGCGCTCTACGCCGTCCACACGGCGCAGGACGGCGTCACCGTCACCCCGCGGACCTCCCTCGACCTGACCCGCCCGCTCGCCGCGGTGACCTTCGAGGCGGCAGCCGCGCGAGAGCTCACCCGGGGCGCCGACGCGGCGGTACGGCGCGGTCTGCGGGCCGGTGCCGCGCTGCTGGCCTCGGAACAGCTCGGGATCGCCGAGTGGTGCCTGACCGAGACCGTCAGGTACACGAAGGAGCGGCACCAGTTCAACCGGCCCGTGGGCTCCTTCCAGGCGCTCAAGCACCGGCTCGCCGAGCTGTGGCTGGAGGTCGTGAACACCCGCGCCGCCGCGCGCAACGCCGCCGACGCGCTCGCCGCGGACAGCACCGACGCCGATGTGGCCGCCGCTCTCGCCCAGGCCTACGCCGCCCCCGTCGCGGTGCACGCCGCCGAGGAGGCGCTCCAGCTGCACGGCGGTATCGGCATGACCTGGGAGCACCCCGTCCACCTGTACCTGAAGCGCGCCAAGGCGGACTCGATCGCCTACGGCACGGCCGGCCGGCACCGCGAGGCGCTGGCGGAACTGGTCGACCTCCAGGCCCCCTGA
- a CDS encoding acyl-CoA dehydrogenase family protein, protein MIDAGELRTRTRALLEAHPPATTDRADFLKARFDAGLAWVHYPEGLGGLGAPRSLQAVVDAELEAAGAPDNDPRRIGIGLGMAAPTVLGFGTEEQKQRFLRPLWTGEEVWCQLFSEPGAGSDLAALGTRAVRDAESGDWVVNGQKVWTSSAHTARWAILIARTDPDLPKHRGITYFVCDMTDPGVEVRPLRQITGEAEFNEVFLTDVRVPDAHRLGEVGEGWKVAQTTLMNERVSIGGMRIPREGGMIGPVAKAWRDRPELRTHDLHQRLLKLWVDAEVARLTGERLRQQLVAGQPGPEGSGMKLGFARLNQEISGLEVELLGEEGLLYDDWTMRRPELVDFVGREAGYRYLRSKGNSIEGGTSEVLLNIVAERVLGLPAEPRTDKDVAWKDLAR, encoded by the coding sequence ATGATCGACGCCGGTGAACTGCGCACCCGTACCCGCGCGTTGCTCGAGGCGCATCCGCCCGCCACGACGGACCGCGCCGACTTCCTGAAGGCACGCTTCGACGCCGGACTCGCCTGGGTGCACTACCCCGAGGGCCTCGGCGGCCTCGGCGCGCCCCGCTCCCTCCAGGCTGTCGTGGACGCCGAACTGGAGGCCGCGGGAGCCCCCGACAACGATCCGCGCCGCATCGGCATCGGCCTCGGCATGGCCGCGCCGACCGTCCTCGGCTTCGGCACCGAGGAGCAGAAGCAGCGCTTCCTGCGCCCACTGTGGACCGGCGAGGAAGTGTGGTGCCAGCTCTTCAGCGAGCCGGGCGCGGGCTCCGACCTCGCGGCGCTCGGCACGCGCGCCGTCCGCGACGCGGAGAGCGGCGACTGGGTGGTGAACGGCCAGAAAGTGTGGACCTCCAGCGCCCACACGGCGCGCTGGGCCATCCTCATCGCCCGCACCGACCCGGACCTGCCCAAGCACCGCGGCATCACGTACTTCGTGTGCGACATGACCGACCCCGGCGTCGAGGTGCGACCGCTGCGCCAGATCACCGGCGAGGCCGAGTTCAACGAGGTGTTCCTCACCGACGTGCGCGTCCCCGACGCCCACCGGCTCGGCGAGGTCGGCGAAGGCTGGAAGGTCGCCCAGACCACCCTCATGAACGAGCGCGTCTCCATCGGCGGCATGCGCATCCCGCGCGAGGGCGGCATGATCGGCCCGGTCGCCAAGGCCTGGCGCGACCGCCCCGAGCTGCGCACCCACGACCTCCACCAGCGGCTCCTGAAGCTCTGGGTGGACGCGGAGGTCGCGCGCCTCACCGGCGAGCGGCTGCGCCAGCAGCTTGTCGCCGGACAGCCCGGACCCGAGGGCTCCGGCATGAAGCTCGGCTTCGCCCGCCTCAACCAGGAGATCAGCGGTCTGGAGGTGGAACTCCTCGGTGAGGAGGGCCTGCTGTACGACGACTGGACGATGCGCAGGCCCGAGCTGGTCGACTTCGTGGGCCGCGAGGCGGGATACCGCTATCTGCGCTCCAAGGGCAACAGCATCGAGGGCGGGACCAGCGAGGTCCTGCTGAACATCGTCGCCGAGCGCGTCCTGGGCCTCCCCGCCGAGCCGCGCACCGACAAGGACGTCGCCTGGAAGGACCTCGCGCGATGA
- a CDS encoding NADPH:quinone oxidoreductase family protein: MQAWQVHENGEPGEVMRLAEVERPALEEGQVLLKVRAANINFPDALLCRGQYQVRPPLPFTPGVEICGETEDGRRVIANSVLPYGGLAEYAVADAAGLLPAPDALDDAEAAALHVGYQTGWFALHRRAHLQEGETLLVHAAAGGVGSAAVQLGKAAGAKVIGVVGGAEKARVARELGCDLVLDRRSDDVIGAVKEATGGRGADVIYDPVGGDAYTQSTKCVAFEGRIVVIGFAGGAIPTPALNHALVKNYSILGLHWGLYKTKDPSSVLRCHEELTELAAKGAIKPLVSERVSMADGASAVQRVADGVTTGRVVVLPHGGSA; encoded by the coding sequence ATGCAGGCATGGCAAGTGCACGAGAACGGCGAGCCGGGCGAGGTGATGCGCCTCGCCGAGGTGGAACGCCCCGCGCTCGAAGAGGGGCAGGTGCTGCTGAAGGTCCGCGCCGCGAACATCAACTTCCCGGACGCGCTGCTCTGCCGAGGGCAGTACCAGGTCAGGCCGCCGCTGCCGTTCACGCCCGGCGTGGAGATCTGCGGTGAGACGGAGGACGGGCGGCGCGTGATCGCCAACTCCGTGCTGCCGTACGGAGGACTCGCCGAGTACGCCGTCGCGGACGCCGCCGGACTGCTGCCCGCACCCGACGCGCTCGATGACGCGGAGGCCGCCGCGCTCCACGTCGGCTACCAGACGGGCTGGTTCGCCCTGCACCGCCGCGCGCACCTCCAGGAGGGCGAGACGCTGCTCGTGCACGCCGCCGCCGGTGGCGTGGGCAGCGCCGCGGTGCAGCTCGGCAAGGCGGCGGGCGCCAAGGTCATCGGCGTCGTCGGCGGCGCGGAGAAGGCGCGGGTCGCGCGCGAGCTCGGCTGCGACCTCGTCCTCGACCGGCGCTCGGACGACGTGATCGGCGCCGTCAAGGAAGCGACCGGCGGACGCGGCGCCGACGTGATCTACGACCCCGTGGGCGGCGACGCCTACACGCAGTCCACGAAGTGCGTGGCCTTCGAGGGGCGCATCGTCGTCATCGGCTTTGCCGGCGGCGCCATCCCCACCCCCGCGCTCAACCACGCCCTCGTGAAGAACTACTCGATCCTGGGCCTGCACTGGGGCCTCTACAAGACCAAGGACCCGAGCTCCGTCCTGCGCTGCCACGAGGAGCTCACCGAGCTCGCCGCCAAGGGCGCCATCAAACCGCTGGTGAGCGAGCGCGTATCGATGGCCGACGGCGCCTCCGCCGTGCAGCGCGTCGCCGACGGCGTCACCACCGGCCGCGTGGTCGTCCTGCCGCACGGAGGTTCCGCATGA
- a CDS encoding helix-turn-helix domain-containing protein, whose amino-acid sequence MSEKHAGHARESDAAEPEAMDQVLTEVGPRLRRIRKERGATLAGLSAATGISVSTLSRLESGHRKPSLELLLPIARAHQVPLDELVGAPPVGDPRVRAKPIVRHGRTMLPLTRQPGGLQAYKVVEPARTAPTPDPQTHEGYEWLYVLSGRLRLILGDHDVVLGPGEAAEFDTRVPHWFGATSEGGAEFISLFGPQGERMHVRARPTRKGGAD is encoded by the coding sequence ATGAGTGAAAAGCACGCCGGGCACGCCCGGGAGAGCGACGCCGCGGAACCGGAAGCCATGGACCAGGTCCTCACCGAGGTGGGGCCCCGGCTCCGCCGCATCCGCAAGGAGCGCGGCGCCACCCTCGCCGGTCTCTCCGCGGCCACCGGCATCTCCGTCAGCACCCTGTCGCGCCTGGAGTCCGGACACCGCAAGCCCAGCCTCGAACTGCTCCTGCCGATCGCCCGCGCCCACCAGGTCCCCCTGGACGAGCTGGTCGGCGCCCCGCCCGTCGGCGACCCGCGTGTGCGGGCCAAGCCGATCGTCCGGCACGGGCGCACCATGCTGCCACTGACCCGCCAGCCCGGCGGCCTCCAGGCGTACAAGGTCGTCGAACCCGCCCGCACCGCGCCCACCCCGGACCCGCAGACGCACGAGGGGTACGAGTGGCTGTACGTGCTCTCGGGCAGGCTGCGCCTGATCCTCGGCGACCACGACGTGGTGCTCGGGCCGGGGGAGGCCGCGGAGTTCGACACCCGGGTCCCGCACTGGTTCGGGGCGACGAGCGAGGGCGGCGCGGAGTTCATCAGCCTCTTCGGGCCGCAGGGGGAGCGCATGCACGTACGGGCCCGGCCCACCCGCAAGGGTGGGGCGGACTGA
- a CDS encoding NAD(P)/FAD-dependent oxidoreductase, translating into MTENTQDREIGMGNGQAYDVVVVGGGTAGLSAALVLGRSRRRVLVVDAGEPRNAPAAHMQGYLSRDGMPPAEFLAEGRRELERYGVEAVRDRVSAVRPDGAGEFRVALADGGEVHARRVVVATGLVDELPAVPGVAERWGRDVLHCPYCHGWEVRDESFGVLAPEPFNSHQALLVTQWSKDVTLFLHTVRDLPDEEWERLAAAGVQVVEGEVAGLAVEDDRLAGVRLADGRVFPRSVLFVAAKPVARGSLLADLGAEHKDTPFGPYPTVDETGRTSVPGVWAVGNAASPMEQVINAASAGYRAGLMINAELVMADIDVEVARRRAGVFSPRLEAEVARVTAGARTHELTAG; encoded by the coding sequence ATGACCGAGAACACTCAGGACAGGGAGATCGGCATGGGGAACGGGCAGGCGTACGACGTGGTGGTCGTCGGCGGAGGGACCGCGGGGCTGAGCGCCGCGCTCGTGCTCGGCCGTTCCCGCCGACGGGTCCTCGTGGTCGACGCGGGCGAGCCGCGCAACGCGCCCGCCGCGCACATGCAGGGCTACCTGTCGCGGGACGGCATGCCGCCCGCCGAGTTCCTCGCCGAGGGCCGTCGGGAGCTGGAGCGGTACGGGGTGGAGGCCGTGCGCGACCGTGTGTCGGCCGTGCGGCCTGACGGCGCCGGGGAGTTCCGGGTCGCCCTCGCGGACGGCGGCGAGGTGCACGCGCGCAGGGTCGTCGTGGCCACGGGCCTCGTCGACGAACTGCCCGCCGTGCCGGGCGTCGCCGAGCGCTGGGGCCGTGACGTGCTGCACTGCCCGTACTGCCACGGCTGGGAGGTGCGGGACGAGTCCTTCGGCGTCCTCGCCCCCGAGCCCTTCAACAGCCACCAGGCGCTCCTGGTGACCCAGTGGTCCAAGGACGTGACCCTGTTCCTGCACACCGTGCGGGACCTGCCGGACGAGGAGTGGGAGCGTCTGGCCGCGGCCGGGGTCCAGGTCGTCGAGGGCGAGGTCGCCGGGCTCGCGGTCGAGGACGACCGGCTGGCGGGCGTGCGGCTCGCCGACGGCCGGGTCTTCCCCCGCTCGGTGCTGTTCGTCGCGGCGAAGCCGGTGGCGCGCGGCTCTCTCCTGGCCGATCTCGGGGCCGAGCACAAGGACACCCCTTTCGGCCCGTACCCGACGGTGGACGAGACCGGCCGCACCAGCGTCCCGGGCGTCTGGGCGGTCGGCAACGCGGCGAGCCCCATGGAACAGGTGATCAACGCGGCGAGCGCGGGCTACCGGGCCGGCCTGATGATCAACGCGGAGCTCGTCATGGCGGACATCGACGTGGAGGTGGCCAGGCGCCGGGCGGGCGTCTTCTCACCCCGCTTGGAGGCGGAGGTGGCCCGCGTAACGGCCGGCGCCCGCACCCACGAACTCACTGCGGGATAG
- a CDS encoding GNAT family N-acetyltransferase has protein sequence MVNTEAVSTEAVSTESIGTESISTEEPARTELLPVGPELRPVVERLAQLYRHDMSEFIGYLPEPDGTYEFGKLPVFFAEPGRTALLIQYGSVPAGFVLTRPMAEGATSISAFFVVRALRRRGVGREAALQLLRSRPGAWAIAFQPANAGAARFWRGVATEAVGSAWREESRPVPASVAANEPDDQWILLDTGSIPQ, from the coding sequence ATGGTCAACACCGAAGCGGTCAGCACAGAAGCGGTCAGCACAGAGTCGATCGGCACAGAGTCGATCAGCACAGAAGAGCCCGCCCGAACCGAGCTTCTCCCGGTTGGACCCGAACTCCGCCCCGTGGTCGAGCGATTGGCGCAGCTCTACCGTCACGACATGTCGGAGTTCATCGGCTACCTCCCCGAGCCCGACGGGACGTACGAGTTCGGCAAGCTGCCGGTGTTCTTCGCCGAGCCGGGACGGACGGCCCTGCTCATCCAGTACGGTTCCGTGCCCGCGGGCTTCGTGCTGACCCGCCCGATGGCCGAGGGCGCGACCTCGATCTCCGCGTTCTTCGTCGTACGGGCGCTCCGCAGACGCGGTGTCGGCCGGGAGGCCGCTCTCCAGCTGCTGCGCTCCCGGCCGGGCGCCTGGGCGATCGCGTTCCAGCCCGCCAACGCCGGGGCCGCCCGGTTCTGGCGCGGGGTCGCGACGGAGGCGGTCGGCTCCGCCTGGCGGGAGGAGTCGCGGCCCGTCCCCGCCTCCGTGGCCGCGAACGAGCCGGACGACCAGTGGATCCTGCTGGACACGGGCTCTATCCCGCAGTGA
- a CDS encoding aldehyde dehydrogenase family protein, translating to MPELFVDGEWTGAVEGARRDVINPFDASVVQQVDDAGEADVDLAVRAARRAFDRGDWSSAPTRERADVLLRVSRFLLRDQEEIAHVESLDTGKTLAEARIDVEDVSNAFRYFAEIADKDGGRVVDVGPDVLSRVTYHPIGVCALIAPWNYPLLQASWKVAPALVAGNTFVLKPSEITPLSTIHMIKLIAEAGAPAGVANLVLGPGGTVGAAMSSHPEVDLVSFTGGLATGRRIMEACAPGVKNLALELGGKNPNVVFADCDFETAVDHALEASFLHSGQVCSAGSRLLVEDSLHDRFVERLAARAQAIRLGNGLDPETESGPLSSAEHRDKVEGYLEVAREEGARLVCGGRRPDDPDLSRGFFLLPTIYADCDRSMRIVQEEVFGPVVTVERFRSEDEAVELANDTRYGLAGGIWTNDASRAQRVAARLRHGTVWINDFHPYVPQAEWGGFGMSGFGRELGPTGLREYQEAKHIYQNLRPGPSGWFKG from the coding sequence ATGCCGGAACTGTTCGTCGACGGGGAGTGGACGGGGGCCGTCGAAGGGGCGCGGCGGGACGTGATCAATCCGTTCGACGCGTCCGTCGTCCAGCAGGTCGACGACGCCGGAGAGGCGGACGTGGACCTCGCTGTGCGTGCCGCGCGGCGGGCCTTCGACCGCGGCGACTGGTCCTCGGCGCCGACTCGGGAGCGGGCCGACGTGCTCCTGAGGGTGTCGCGGTTCCTGCTGCGGGACCAGGAGGAGATCGCCCACGTCGAGTCCCTCGACACGGGCAAGACGCTCGCCGAGGCCCGCATCGACGTCGAGGACGTGTCGAACGCGTTCCGCTACTTCGCCGAGATCGCCGACAAGGACGGCGGCCGTGTCGTGGACGTCGGCCCGGACGTGCTCAGCCGGGTCACGTACCACCCCATCGGGGTCTGCGCCCTGATCGCTCCGTGGAACTACCCGCTGCTCCAGGCTTCCTGGAAGGTCGCCCCCGCCCTGGTCGCGGGCAACACCTTCGTCCTCAAGCCCAGTGAGATCACGCCGCTCTCCACGATCCACATGATCAAGCTGATCGCCGAGGCGGGCGCTCCGGCGGGCGTCGCGAACCTGGTGCTCGGTCCGGGCGGCACCGTGGGCGCGGCCATGTCCTCGCACCCCGAGGTGGACCTGGTCTCCTTCACCGGCGGTCTGGCCACCGGGCGCCGCATCATGGAGGCGTGCGCGCCGGGCGTGAAGAACCTCGCCCTGGAGCTCGGCGGCAAGAACCCCAACGTGGTCTTCGCCGACTGCGACTTCGAGACGGCCGTCGACCATGCGCTGGAAGCATCGTTCCTGCACTCCGGTCAGGTCTGCTCGGCGGGTTCCCGGCTGCTCGTGGAGGACTCCCTGCACGACCGTTTCGTGGAGCGGCTCGCCGCCCGCGCGCAGGCCATCCGTCTCGGCAACGGGCTCGACCCGGAGACGGAGAGCGGACCGCTGAGCTCGGCGGAGCACCGGGACAAGGTCGAGGGCTATCTGGAAGTAGCCCGCGAGGAGGGCGCCCGTCTGGTGTGCGGCGGCCGTCGGCCGGACGACCCCGATCTCTCGCGCGGCTTCTTCCTGCTGCCCACGATCTACGCCGACTGCGACCGCTCCATGCGCATCGTGCAGGAGGAGGTCTTCGGTCCGGTCGTCACGGTGGAGCGCTTCCGCTCCGAGGACGAGGCCGTGGAGCTGGCCAACGACACCCGTTACGGCCTCGCGGGCGGCATCTGGACGAACGACGCGAGCCGCGCCCAGCGGGTCGCCGCCCGGCTGCGGCACGGCACGGTCTGGATCAACGACTTCCACCCCTACGTCCCGCAGGCGGAGTGGGGCGGCTTCGGCATGTCCGGTTTCGGCCGGGAGCTCGGGCCGACGGGCCTGCGCGAGTACCAGGAGGCCAAGCACATCTACCAGAACCTCAGGCCGGGTCCCTCCGGCTGGTTCAAGGGCTGA